A window from Pseudomonas sp. MRSN 12121 encodes these proteins:
- the choW gene encoding choline ABC transporter permease subunit, which yields MLIDQKIPLGQYIAAFVEWLTQHGASTFDAIASTLETMIHGVTFALTWFNPLALIGLIALLAHIIQRKWGLTAFVIASFLLILNLGYWQETMETLAQVLFATLVCVVIGVPLGIVAAHKPMFYTMMRPVLDLMQTVPTFVYLIPTLTLFGLGVVPGLISTVVFAIAAPIRLTYLGIRDVPQELMDAGKAFGCSRRQLLSRIELPHAMPSIAAGITQCIMLSLSMVVIAALVGADGLGKPVVNALNTADIALGFEAGLAIVLLAIMLDRICKQPEAKVGGDA from the coding sequence ATGCTCATTGATCAGAAAATCCCTTTAGGCCAGTACATCGCTGCCTTCGTCGAATGGTTGACGCAACACGGCGCCAGCACATTCGATGCGATCGCATCGACCCTGGAAACGATGATCCACGGCGTGACGTTTGCGCTGACCTGGTTCAACCCGCTGGCCTTGATCGGCCTGATTGCCTTGCTCGCGCACATCATCCAACGCAAATGGGGCCTGACGGCCTTCGTGATCGCTTCCTTCCTGCTGATCCTCAACCTGGGTTACTGGCAGGAAACCATGGAAACCCTGGCCCAGGTGCTGTTCGCCACCCTGGTCTGCGTGGTCATCGGCGTGCCGCTGGGCATCGTCGCCGCGCACAAGCCGATGTTCTACACCATGATGCGTCCGGTACTGGACCTGATGCAGACCGTACCGACCTTCGTCTACCTCATTCCTACCCTGACCCTGTTCGGCCTGGGTGTGGTGCCCGGCCTGATCTCCACGGTGGTGTTCGCGATCGCCGCGCCAATCCGCCTGACTTACCTGGGCATCCGCGATGTACCACAAGAGTTGATGGACGCCGGCAAGGCCTTCGGCTGCTCGCGCCGTCAACTGCTGTCGCGTATCGAGCTGCCCCACGCCATGCCGAGCATCGCCGCCGGCATCACCCAGTGCATCATGCTGTCGCTGTCGATGGTGGTAATCGCGGCCCTGGTGGGCGCCGACGGCCTGGGCAAACCCGTGGTCAACGCACTGAACACCGCCGACATCGCCCTGGGCTTCGAGGCGGGCCTGGCCATCGTACTGCTGGCGATCATGCTCGACCGTATCTGCAAACAACCCGAAGCCAAGGTAGGGGGTGACGCATGA
- a CDS encoding BCCT family transporter has protein sequence MFYTSTALILLLTAILIIAPQEAGRLLGIAQAWLSRSFGWYYMVVIAAYLVFVVGLAFSSYGKLKLGAKQDTPDFSYGAWAGMLFSSGIGISLLYFGASEPLDHYFNPPEGVPGSNLAARQALQLTFLHWGLHGWAIYALVGLAVAYFAYRHNQPLALRSALYPLVGERWVKGAAGHAVDGFGMFVTLLGLVTNLGIGSMQVSSGLENLFGMEHSNTNLLIVIIVMSTVATIAAVSGVENGIRRLSNLNIVLFSGLLIFVLLFGPTLHLLNGFVQNVGDYLNGVVLKTFDLYVYEGDSAKSDRWLGLWTLFYWAWWISWAPFVGMFIARISRGRTVRELVAGVLLIPLGFTLAWLSVFGNSALDLVMNHGAVELGKTALEQPSMAIYQLLDHYPASKVVIGVSIFVGFVLFLTPADSGAVMMANLSCKGGNVDEDAPHWLRIFWSVVITLVTIGLLFAGNFEAMQTMVVLAGLPFSVVLVCFMFGLHKAMRQDTQVEQEQAELAARGRRGFSERLTQLDLQPTQAVVQRFMDKHVTPALEEAASQLRAQGLDVQTLLGKSKRCMGVRIEMEEGNPFVYEVSLDGYLAAPSESTEVPEERARYYRAEVYLHNGSQEYDLMGFTQEQITRDVLDQFESHRQLLGRVYS, from the coding sequence GTGTTCTACACCTCGACCGCGTTGATCCTGTTGCTGACCGCCATTCTGATCATCGCCCCGCAAGAGGCCGGCAGACTGCTCGGAATTGCCCAGGCCTGGTTGTCCCGCAGTTTCGGCTGGTACTACATGGTGGTGATCGCCGCCTACCTGGTATTCGTCGTCGGCCTGGCGTTTTCCTCCTACGGCAAGCTCAAGCTGGGGGCCAAGCAGGACACCCCGGACTTCAGCTACGGCGCCTGGGCCGGCATGCTGTTTTCGTCCGGTATCGGTATTTCGCTGCTGTACTTCGGCGCTTCCGAACCCCTGGACCACTACTTCAACCCGCCTGAAGGCGTGCCGGGCAGCAACCTGGCCGCCCGCCAGGCACTGCAACTGACGTTCCTGCACTGGGGCCTGCACGGCTGGGCGATCTACGCCCTGGTCGGCCTGGCCGTGGCCTATTTCGCCTACCGCCACAACCAGCCGCTGGCGCTGCGTTCGGCGCTGTACCCGCTGGTGGGCGAGCGCTGGGTCAAGGGCGCGGCCGGCCATGCGGTGGACGGTTTCGGCATGTTCGTGACCCTGCTGGGCCTGGTGACCAACCTGGGCATCGGCTCGATGCAGGTGTCTTCCGGCCTGGAAAACCTGTTCGGCATGGAGCACAGCAACACCAACCTGCTGATCGTGATCATCGTCATGAGCACCGTGGCGACCATCGCCGCGGTATCCGGCGTGGAAAACGGCATCCGCCGCCTGTCCAACCTGAACATCGTGCTGTTCAGCGGCCTGCTGATCTTCGTGCTGCTCTTCGGTCCGACCCTGCACCTGCTCAACGGTTTCGTGCAAAACGTCGGCGACTACCTCAACGGCGTGGTGCTCAAGACCTTCGACCTCTACGTGTATGAAGGCGACAGCGCCAAGTCCGACCGCTGGCTGGGCCTGTGGACCCTGTTCTACTGGGCCTGGTGGATTTCCTGGGCGCCATTCGTAGGCATGTTCATCGCGCGTATTTCCCGTGGCCGTACCGTGCGCGAACTGGTGGCGGGCGTGCTGCTGATCCCGCTGGGCTTCACCCTGGCCTGGCTGTCGGTGTTCGGCAACTCGGCGCTGGACCTGGTGATGAACCATGGCGCGGTGGAGTTGGGCAAGACGGCGCTGGAGCAGCCGTCCATGGCGATCTACCAGCTGCTGGACCATTACCCGGCGTCGAAGGTCGTCATCGGTGTATCGATCTTCGTCGGTTTCGTGCTGTTCCTGACCCCGGCCGACTCCGGCGCGGTGATGATGGCCAACCTGTCCTGCAAGGGCGGCAATGTCGACGAAGACGCGCCGCACTGGCTGCGGATCTTCTGGTCGGTGGTGATCACCCTGGTGACCATCGGCCTGCTGTTCGCCGGTAACTTCGAAGCCATGCAGACCATGGTGGTGCTGGCCGGCCTGCCGTTCTCGGTGGTGCTGGTGTGCTTCATGTTCGGCCTGCACAAGGCCATGCGCCAGGACACGCAAGTCGAGCAGGAGCAGGCGGAACTGGCGGCCCGTGGCCGTCGCGGTTTCAGCGAACGCCTGACCCAGCTGGACCTGCAACCGACCCAGGCGGTGGTCCAGCGCTTCATGGACAAGCATGTGACGCCGGCACTGGAAGAGGCCGCGAGCCAGTTGCGCGCCCAGGGCCTGGACGTGCAGACGCTGCTCGGCAAATCCAAGCGCTGCATGGGCGTGCGGATCGAGATGGAAGAGGGCAACCCTTTTGTCTATGAAGTGAGCCTGGACGGCTACCTGGCCGCGCCGAGCGAATCGACCGAAGTGCCGGAAGAGCGGGCGCGCTACTACCGCGCCGAGGTTTACCTGCACAACGGCAGCCAGGAATACGACCTGATGGGCTTCACCCAGGAGCAGATCACCCGTGACGTGCTCGATCAGTTCGAAAGCCATCGGCAGCTCCTTGGCCGGGTTTACAGCTAA
- the betB gene encoding betaine-aldehyde dehydrogenase, producing MARFELQKLYIDGGYTDAGSDATFDAINPANGEVLAQVQRATKEDVERAVVSAEKGQKIWAAMTAMERSRILRRAVEILRERNDELAALETLDTGKAYSETKYVDIVTGADVLEYYAGLVPAIEGEQIPLRTTSFVYTRREPLGVVAGIGAWNYPIQIALWKSAPALAAGNAMIFKPSEVTSLTTLKLAEIYTEAGVPAGVFNVLTGSGREVGTWLTEHPRIEKVSFTGGTDTGKKVMASASSSSLKDVTMELGGKSPLIICDDADLDRAADTAMMANFYSSGQVCTNGTRVFVPSHLKAAFEAKIVERVARIRVGNPEDENTNFGPLVSFAHMENVLGYIAKGKEEGARLLCGGERLTDGTFAKGAFVAPTVFTDCTDEMTIVREEIFGPVMSILTYETEAEVIRRANDTDFGLAAGVVTRDLNRAHRIIHQLEAGICWINAWGESDAKMPVGGYKQSGVGRENGISSLNNFTRIKSVQVELGDYASVF from the coding sequence ATGGCCCGTTTCGAATTGCAAAAACTCTACATTGACGGCGGCTACACCGACGCCGGCAGCGACGCCACCTTCGACGCCATCAACCCGGCCAACGGTGAAGTTCTCGCGCAAGTGCAACGTGCGACCAAGGAAGACGTCGAACGCGCCGTCGTCAGCGCCGAGAAAGGCCAGAAGATCTGGGCCGCCATGACCGCCATGGAGCGTTCGCGCATCCTGCGCCGCGCCGTGGAAATCCTCCGTGAGCGCAACGACGAACTGGCTGCCCTGGAAACCCTGGACACCGGCAAGGCCTACTCCGAAACCAAGTATGTCGACATCGTCACCGGCGCCGACGTGCTGGAATACTACGCAGGCCTGGTACCGGCCATCGAAGGCGAGCAGATCCCGCTGCGCACCACCTCGTTCGTCTACACCCGTCGCGAGCCGCTGGGCGTGGTCGCCGGTATCGGCGCGTGGAACTACCCGATCCAGATCGCCCTGTGGAAATCCGCGCCAGCCCTGGCGGCCGGCAACGCGATGATCTTCAAGCCAAGCGAAGTCACCTCGCTGACCACCCTGAAACTGGCCGAGATCTACACCGAAGCCGGCGTTCCGGCTGGCGTGTTCAACGTCCTGACCGGCAGCGGCCGTGAAGTCGGCACCTGGCTGACCGAGCACCCGCGCATCGAGAAAGTCTCCTTCACCGGCGGCACCGACACCGGCAAGAAAGTCATGGCCAGCGCTTCCAGCTCTTCGCTCAAGGACGTGACCATGGAACTGGGCGGCAAGTCGCCACTGATTATCTGCGACGACGCCGACCTGGATCGCGCCGCCGACACCGCGATGATGGCCAACTTCTACAGCTCCGGCCAGGTCTGCACCAACGGCACCCGCGTGTTCGTACCAAGCCACCTGAAAGCCGCTTTCGAAGCCAAGATCGTCGAGCGCGTAGCGCGCATCCGCGTCGGCAATCCGGAAGACGAAAACACCAACTTCGGCCCGCTGGTCAGCTTCGCCCACATGGAGAACGTGCTGGGCTACATCGCCAAGGGCAAGGAAGAAGGCGCTCGCCTGCTGTGCGGCGGCGAACGCCTGACCGACGGCACATTCGCCAAGGGTGCTTTCGTGGCGCCGACCGTGTTCACCGACTGCACCGACGAGATGACCATCGTCCGCGAAGAAATCTTCGGCCCGGTGATGAGCATCCTGACCTACGAAACCGAAGCAGAAGTGATCCGTCGCGCCAACGACACCGACTTCGGCCTGGCCGCCGGTGTGGTGACCCGCGACCTGAACCGCGCACACCGCATCATTCATCAGCTCGAAGCCGGTATCTGCTGGATCAACGCCTGGGGCGAATCCGACGCCAAGATGCCAGTGGGCGGCTACAAGCAGTCGGGTGTCGGTCGTGAGAACGGCATCAGCTCGCTGAACAACTTCACCCGCATCAAATCGGTACAGGTCGAGCTGGGCGACTACGCCTCGGTGTTCTAA
- a CDS encoding L-serine ammonia-lyase — MAISVFDLFKIGIGPSSSHTVGPMRAAALFVQALRERGLLEQVRRVEVRLYGSLSATGIGHGSDNAVIMGLMGEWPDAIDPSLIGSRIQTLRETDTLLLDSRLPVSFVWARDMLLLDENLPFHPNAMTLVAEGEAGELHRDTYYSVGGGFVVDQAQASSGVVDLDRTVLPYDFSSAVELLDLCRKHNLRVAELMMANEKVWRSEEEIRSGLMKLWQAMQDCVEHGLKHEGILPGGLNVRRRAAKLHRSLQELNKPNVIGSTLSAMEWVNLFALAVNEENAAGGRMVTAPTNGAAGIIPAVLHYFMRFSEEVTDANVVDFFLGAAAVGILCKKNASISGAEVGCQGEVGSACAMAAAGLAEILGATPEQLCNAAEIGLEHNLGLTCDPVGGLVQVPCIERNAIAAVKAINAAQMALRGDGQHFISLDRVIRTMRDTGADMHDKYKETSRGGLAVSAVEC, encoded by the coding sequence ATGGCTATCAGCGTTTTCGATCTGTTCAAAATCGGCATCGGGCCTTCCAGTTCGCACACGGTCGGGCCCATGCGCGCCGCGGCGCTGTTCGTCCAGGCACTGCGCGAGCGAGGCCTGCTGGAGCAGGTGCGGCGCGTCGAGGTCCGGCTGTACGGCTCGCTGTCGGCCACCGGCATCGGCCACGGCAGCGACAATGCCGTGATCATGGGGCTGATGGGCGAATGGCCGGACGCCATCGACCCGTCGCTGATCGGCAGCCGCATCCAGACCCTGCGCGAAACCGACACCCTGTTGCTGGACAGCCGCTTGCCTGTCTCTTTTGTCTGGGCGCGGGACATGCTGCTGCTCGACGAGAACCTGCCGTTCCATCCCAACGCCATGACCCTCGTTGCCGAAGGCGAGGCCGGGGAGTTGCACCGCGACACTTATTATTCCGTGGGTGGCGGCTTCGTGGTCGACCAGGCCCAGGCCAGCAGCGGCGTGGTCGATCTGGATCGCACGGTATTGCCTTACGACTTTTCCAGCGCCGTGGAGCTGCTCGACCTGTGCCGCAAGCACAACCTGCGGGTGGCCGAGCTGATGATGGCCAACGAGAAGGTCTGGCGTTCGGAAGAGGAGATCCGCAGCGGCCTGATGAAGCTCTGGCAGGCCATGCAGGACTGCGTCGAGCACGGCCTGAAACACGAAGGCATCCTGCCCGGCGGGCTGAACGTGCGGCGCCGCGCCGCCAAGCTGCACCGCAGCCTGCAGGAGTTGAACAAGCCCAATGTGATCGGCTCGACCCTGAGCGCGATGGAGTGGGTCAACCTGTTCGCCCTGGCGGTCAACGAAGAGAACGCCGCCGGCGGGCGCATGGTCACGGCGCCGACCAACGGCGCGGCGGGGATCATTCCGGCGGTGCTGCATTACTTCATGCGTTTCAGCGAGGAGGTCACCGACGCCAATGTGGTGGACTTCTTCCTCGGCGCGGCGGCGGTGGGCATCCTGTGCAAGAAGAACGCCTCGATCTCCGGCGCCGAAGTCGGCTGCCAGGGCGAGGTGGGTTCCGCCTGCGCCATGGCCGCGGCCGGGCTGGCGGAGATTCTCGGGGCCACTCCGGAACAGTTGTGCAACGCCGCGGAGATCGGCCTGGAGCACAACCTCGGCCTGACCTGCGACCCGGTCGGCGGCCTGGTGCAGGTGCCCTGCATCGAGCGCAACGCGATTGCCGCGGTGAAGGCGATCAATGCCGCGCAAATGGCGCTGCGCGGCGACGGCCAGCACTTCATTTCCCTGGACCGGGTGATCCGCACCATGCGCGATACCGGCGCCGACATGCACGACAAATACAAGGAAACCTCCCGCGGCGGATTGGCGGTCAGCGCTGTCGAGTGCTGA
- a CDS encoding choline ABC transporter substrate-binding protein, producing the protein MKGSPSLLLAAMLSLPFLAHAAEPAQCSTVNFSDVGWTDITVTTATTSVILDALGYKTKTTMISVPVTYKSLADGKNMDVFLGNWMPTMENDIKPYRDAGTVATIRANLENAKYTLAVPEELYNKGLKDFADIAKFKKELDGKIYGIEPGNDGNRMIQSMIDKNAFGLKDAGFKVVESSEAGMLSQVERAQRRNTAVVFLGWEPHPMNTRFKMKYLTGGDEFFGPNYGQATIYTNTRKGYAEECSNVGQLLKNLSFTLNMESTLMGNVLDDKMKPEAAAKAWLQKNPGVLDTWLAGVTTIDGKPGLEAVKAKLAQ; encoded by the coding sequence ATGAAAGGTTCCCCGTCGTTGTTGTTGGCCGCCATGCTGAGTCTGCCGTTTCTGGCGCACGCCGCAGAACCGGCGCAATGCAGTACCGTAAACTTCTCCGATGTCGGCTGGACCGATATCACCGTCACCACCGCGACCACCAGCGTCATCCTCGACGCGCTGGGCTACAAGACCAAGACCACGATGATTTCCGTGCCGGTGACCTACAAGTCCCTGGCCGATGGCAAGAACATGGACGTGTTCCTCGGCAACTGGATGCCGACCATGGAAAACGACATCAAGCCCTATCGCGATGCCGGCACCGTGGCCACCATCCGCGCCAACCTGGAGAACGCCAAGTACACCCTGGCCGTCCCTGAAGAGCTGTACAACAAGGGCCTGAAGGATTTCGCCGACATCGCCAAGTTCAAGAAGGAACTGGACGGCAAGATCTACGGCATCGAGCCGGGTAACGACGGCAACCGCATGATCCAGAGCATGATCGACAAGAACGCCTTCGGCCTGAAGGACGCCGGCTTCAAGGTGGTCGAATCCAGCGAGGCGGGCATGCTGTCCCAGGTCGAGCGCGCGCAACGGCGCAACACCGCGGTGGTGTTCCTGGGGTGGGAACCGCACCCGATGAACACCCGCTTCAAGATGAAGTACCTGACCGGCGGCGATGAATTCTTCGGCCCCAACTACGGCCAGGCGACCATCTACACCAACACCCGCAAGGGCTACGCCGAGGAATGCAGCAACGTCGGTCAGTTGCTGAAGAATCTGTCGTTCACCCTGAACATGGAAAGCACCCTGATGGGCAATGTCCTGGACGACAAGATGAAACCCGAGGCCGCCGCCAAGGCCTGGCTGCAGAAAAACCCCGGTGTCCTCGATACCTGGCTCGCTGGCGTAACCACCATTGACGGAAAACCTGGCCTGGAAGCCGTGAAAGCCAAGCTTGCGCAGTAA
- the betA gene encoding choline dehydrogenase, with translation MSQEYDYIIIGAGSAGNTLATRLTEDEGVTVLLLEAGGPDYRFDFRTQMPAALAFPLQGRRYNWAYETDPEPHMDGRRMECGRGKGLGGSSLINGMCYIRGNAMDYDGWAKLPGLEDWTYLDCLPYFRKAETRDIGPNDYHGGEGPVSVTTPKAGNNPLFHAMVEAGVQAGYPRTEDLNGYQQEGFGPMDRTVTPKGRRASTARGYLDVAKKRSTLSIVTHALTDKILFEGKRAVGVRYLVGSAEERVEARARKEVLVCSGAIGSPQLLQRSGVGPRALLESLDIPVVHDLPGVGENLQDHLELYLQYACTQPISLYPSLLWYNQPAIGAEWLFNGTGIGASNQFEAGGFIRTRPEFEWPNIQYHFLPVAINYNGSNGVQEHGFQAHMGSMRSPSRGRVQLKSKNPRDYPSILFNYMATEQDWQEFRDGIRLTREIMQQPALDPYRGREISPGIEVQTDEQLDKFIREHAETAFHPSCSCKMGTDDMAVVDGQGRVHGMQGLRVVDASIMPIITTGNLNAPTIMIAEKIADKIRGRQPLPRSKAPYYVAGDAPVRGKPVREVSATAQ, from the coding sequence ATGTCCCAAGAATACGATTACATCATCATCGGTGCCGGCTCCGCCGGTAACACCCTGGCGACCCGTCTGACCGAAGACGAAGGCGTCACCGTGCTGCTGCTCGAAGCGGGCGGCCCCGACTACCGTTTCGACTTCCGCACGCAGATGCCGGCAGCCCTGGCGTTCCCGCTGCAGGGCCGGCGCTACAACTGGGCCTACGAAACCGATCCCGAGCCGCACATGGACGGCCGCCGGATGGAATGCGGTCGCGGCAAGGGCCTGGGCGGCTCCTCGCTGATCAACGGCATGTGCTACATCCGCGGCAACGCCATGGACTACGACGGCTGGGCAAAACTGCCGGGCCTGGAAGACTGGACCTACCTGGACTGCCTTCCCTACTTCCGCAAGGCGGAAACCCGTGATATCGGCCCGAACGACTACCACGGCGGCGAAGGCCCGGTCAGCGTGACCACCCCGAAAGCCGGCAACAACCCGCTGTTCCACGCCATGGTCGAAGCCGGTGTGCAGGCCGGTTACCCGCGCACCGAAGACCTCAACGGCTACCAGCAGGAAGGTTTCGGCCCGATGGACCGTACCGTGACGCCTAAAGGCCGTCGCGCCAGTACCGCCCGCGGCTACCTGGACGTGGCGAAAAAGCGCTCGACCCTGAGCATCGTCACCCACGCCCTGACCGACAAGATCCTGTTCGAAGGCAAGCGTGCGGTGGGCGTGCGTTACCTGGTCGGCTCCGCCGAAGAACGCGTCGAAGCCCGCGCCCGCAAGGAAGTGCTGGTGTGCAGCGGCGCGATCGGTTCGCCACAACTGCTGCAACGTTCCGGCGTCGGCCCGCGCGCCCTGCTGGAAAGCCTGGACATCCCGGTGGTCCACGACCTGCCGGGCGTCGGCGAAAACCTGCAGGACCACCTCGAGCTCTACCTGCAGTACGCCTGCACCCAGCCCATCTCGCTGTACCCGTCGCTGCTCTGGTACAACCAGCCGGCCATTGGCGCCGAGTGGCTGTTCAACGGCACCGGCATCGGCGCCAGCAACCAGTTCGAAGCCGGCGGTTTCATCCGCACCCGTCCGGAATTCGAGTGGCCGAACATCCAGTACCACTTCCTGCCGGTGGCGATTAACTACAACGGCAGCAACGGCGTGCAGGAACACGGTTTCCAGGCGCACATGGGTTCCATGCGCTCCCCTAGCCGCGGCCGCGTGCAACTGAAGTCGAAGAACCCACGGGACTACCCGAGCATCCTCTTCAACTACATGGCCACCGAGCAGGACTGGCAGGAATTCCGCGACGGCATCCGCCTGACCCGGGAAATCATGCAGCAACCGGCACTGGACCCGTACCGCGGCCGCGAAATCAGCCCGGGCATCGAGGTGCAAACTGACGAGCAGCTGGACAAGTTCATCCGCGAGCACGCCGAAACCGCGTTCCACCCATCCTGCTCGTGCAAGATGGGCACCGACGACATGGCGGTGGTCGATGGCCAGGGCCGTGTGCATGGCATGCAGGGCCTGCGAGTGGTCGACGCATCGATCATGCCGATCATCACCACCGGCAACCTGAACGCGCCGACGATCATGATCGCCGAGAAAATCGCCGACAAGATCCGTGGCCGCCAGCCGCTGCCGCGCAGCAAGGCGCCTTACTACGTGGCGGGCGACGCCCCGGTACGTGGCAAGCCCGTGCGTGAAGTGAGCGCTACCGCGCAGTAA
- the choV gene encoding choline ABC transporter ATP-binding protein, protein MSIIRFDNVDVIFSKDPREALKLLDQGMTRNEILKKTGQIVGVEKASLDIEKGEICVLMGLSGSGKSSLLRCINGLNTVSRGKLFVEHDGKQVDIASCSPAELKMMRTKRIAMVFQKFALMPWLTVRENISFGLEMQGRPEKERRKLVDEKLELVGLTQWRNKKPDELSGGMQQRVGLARALAMDADILLMDEPFSALDPLIRQGLQDELLELQRKLSKTIVFVSHDLDEALKLGSRIAIMKDGRIIQYSKPEEIVLNPADDYVRTFVAHTNPLNVLCGRSLMRSLDNCKRINGSVCLDPGGDSWLDLAEGNTIKGARQNGASLDLQNWVPGQAVEGLGRKPTLVDSNIGMRDALQIRYQTGNKLVLHDNNKVVGILGDSELYHALLGKNLG, encoded by the coding sequence ATGAGCATAATCCGCTTCGATAACGTCGACGTTATCTTCTCCAAGGACCCTCGCGAGGCGCTCAAGCTGCTGGACCAGGGCATGACCCGCAACGAGATCCTGAAAAAGACCGGCCAGATCGTCGGTGTGGAAAAGGCCAGCCTGGACATCGAGAAAGGCGAGATCTGCGTGCTGATGGGCCTTTCCGGCTCGGGCAAGTCGAGCCTGCTGCGCTGTATCAACGGCCTCAACACCGTCAGCCGCGGCAAGCTGTTCGTCGAACATGACGGCAAGCAGGTGGACATCGCCTCCTGCTCCCCGGCGGAACTGAAAATGATGCGCACCAAGCGCATCGCCATGGTGTTCCAGAAGTTCGCCCTGATGCCCTGGCTGACGGTGCGCGAGAACATCAGCTTCGGCCTGGAAATGCAGGGCCGGCCGGAGAAGGAACGGCGCAAGCTGGTGGACGAGAAACTCGAACTGGTGGGCCTGACCCAGTGGCGCAACAAGAAGCCCGACGAACTGTCCGGCGGCATGCAGCAACGGGTCGGCCTGGCCCGCGCCCTGGCGATGGACGCCGACATCCTGCTGATGGACGAACCCTTCTCGGCCCTCGACCCGCTGATCCGCCAGGGCCTGCAGGACGAGTTGCTGGAACTGCAACGCAAGCTGAGCAAGACCATCGTGTTCGTCAGCCACGACCTCGACGAGGCGCTGAAACTCGGTAGCCGCATCGCGATCATGAAAGACGGCCGGATCATCCAGTACAGCAAGCCGGAAGAGATCGTGCTGAACCCGGCGGACGACTATGTGCGCACCTTCGTCGCCCACACCAACCCGCTCAATGTGCTCTGCGGCCGCAGCCTGATGCGCAGCCTGGACAACTGCAAGCGCATCAACGGTTCGGTCTGCCTGGACCCGGGTGGCGACTCCTGGCTCGACCTGGCCGAAGGCAACACCATCAAGGGCGCCCGCCAGAACGGCGCCAGCCTCGACCTGCAGAACTGGGTGCCGGGCCAGGCGGTGGAAGGCCTGGGCCGCAAGCCGACCCTGGTGGACTCCAACATCGGCATGCGCGACGCGCTGCAGATCCGCTACCAGACCGGCAACAAGCTGGTGCTGCACGACAACAACAAGGTGGTGGGGATCCTCGGCGACAGCGAGCTCTACCACGCGCTGCTCGGCAAGAACCTGGGCTGA
- the betI gene encoding transcriptional regulator BetI gives MPKVGMQPIRRQQLIEATLQAVDQVGMGDASIALIARLAGVSNGIISHYFQDKNGLIAATMGYIMSMLNEGVRARRQALTDDSPRAHLKVIIEGNFDASQVNGPAMKTWLAFWASSMHQPDLHRLQRINDHRLYSNLCCQFRRVLPLYHARKAARGLAALIDGLWLRGALSGDAFDTDQAIRIAYEYMDLQLAKQERPGTNA, from the coding sequence ATGCCCAAGGTCGGTATGCAACCCATACGCCGCCAGCAGTTGATCGAAGCCACGTTGCAGGCGGTCGATCAGGTCGGGATGGGGGACGCCAGCATTGCGCTGATCGCCCGTTTGGCCGGTGTCTCGAACGGCATCATCAGTCACTACTTTCAGGACAAGAACGGCCTGATCGCAGCGACGATGGGTTACATCATGAGCATGCTCAACGAAGGCGTCAGAGCACGCCGCCAGGCCCTGACGGACGACAGCCCGCGGGCTCACCTGAAAGTGATCATCGAGGGCAACTTCGATGCCAGCCAGGTGAACGGCCCGGCAATGAAAACCTGGTTGGCCTTCTGGGCTTCCAGCATGCACCAGCCCGATTTGCACAGGTTGCAGCGGATCAACGACCACCGCTTGTATTCCAACCTGTGTTGCCAATTCCGCCGCGTCCTGCCGCTCTACCATGCGCGCAAGGCAGCCCGCGGCCTGGCGGCGTTGATCGATGGCCTGTGGCTGCGTGGCGCCCTGTCGGGTGACGCATTCGACACCGACCAGGCGATACGGATTGCTTACGAATACATGGATCTACAACTGGCTAAGCAGGAGCGCCCCGGCACGAATGCGTAG